The Deinococcus koreensis genome window below encodes:
- a CDS encoding BrnT family toxin, producing MDFDWDFANMEHIARHKVEPDEAEEAARDPDALPMHTIHRGPQGQPRYGLLGTTESGRLLYIVLEQRLGRARVVTARPATAEERQQYDTEE from the coding sequence ATGGACTTCGACTGGGATTTTGCCAACATGGAGCATATCGCCCGTCACAAGGTCGAGCCCGACGAGGCGGAGGAAGCGGCACGCGATCCCGATGCCCTCCCCATGCACACGATCCACCGAGGGCCACAGGGCCAGCCCCGCTATGGCCTGCTCGGCACGACCGAGAGCGGACGCCTGCTCTACATCGTCCTCGAACAGAGGCTCGGCCGGGCTCGCGTCGTCACCGCCCGCCCCGCCACTGCGGAAGAACGCCAGCAATACGACACCGAGGAGTGA
- the purF gene encoding amidophosphoribosyltransferase, whose translation MIFDPATDKPRDECGVFGMYSPEPADLAWFTYLGLFALQHRGQEAAGMCVSDGEKFHVEKDLGLVTQVFDERRLDAVRLANARVSIGHVRYSTTGSNLRFNAQPLTTRTNKGILGLAHNGNFVNAREVRNAMLMEGALFATTNDSEVMLNLIARESHLDLIEATAAAMQQLKGGYACVLMSRTQLLGFRDPHGVRPLVIGQREDGAYVIASEPCALFTVGARLIRDVQPGELVWVDRDGLHSLMVEPKAPTPCAFEWIYFARSDSELDGVDTHESRVRMGIQLAKEHPVEADVVVPVPDSGIGAAIGYARQSGIPFDYGLYKNPYAGRTFIAPTQEARELKVKMKLSPTSAVRGKRVILVDDSIVRGTTSSQIVNLLREAGATEVHFRVSSPPIKHPCFYGIDTAARKELVASTHSIEEIRQLIGADSLSFISEGGIREAVNGKGLCLACFNGEYPAGTPLLNDVDKLALEV comes from the coding sequence ATGATCTTTGACCCCGCCACCGATAAACCCCGCGACGAGTGCGGCGTGTTCGGCATGTATTCGCCGGAGCCGGCCGACCTGGCGTGGTTCACCTACCTGGGCCTGTTCGCCCTGCAGCACCGGGGCCAGGAGGCGGCGGGCATGTGCGTCAGCGACGGCGAGAAGTTCCATGTCGAGAAGGATCTGGGGCTGGTCACGCAGGTGTTCGACGAGCGGCGGCTGGACGCCGTGCGCCTCGCCAACGCCCGCGTGAGCATCGGGCACGTGCGCTACTCCACCACCGGCTCCAACCTGCGCTTCAACGCGCAGCCGCTGACCACGCGCACCAACAAGGGCATCCTGGGGCTGGCGCACAACGGCAACTTCGTGAACGCGCGGGAAGTGCGCAACGCCATGCTGATGGAAGGGGCGCTGTTCGCCACCACCAACGACAGTGAAGTGATGCTGAACCTGATCGCCCGCGAGAGCCACCTCGACCTGATCGAGGCGACCGCCGCCGCCATGCAGCAGCTCAAGGGCGGCTACGCCTGTGTGCTGATGAGCCGCACCCAGCTCCTGGGCTTCCGCGACCCGCACGGCGTCCGGCCCCTGGTGATCGGGCAGCGGGAAGACGGGGCGTATGTGATCGCCTCCGAGCCCTGCGCGCTGTTCACGGTCGGCGCCCGGCTGATCCGCGACGTGCAGCCCGGCGAACTCGTCTGGGTCGACCGCGACGGCCTGCACTCGCTGATGGTCGAACCCAAGGCCCCGACCCCCTGCGCCTTCGAGTGGATCTACTTCGCCCGCTCCGACTCCGAGCTGGACGGCGTGGACACCCACGAGAGCCGCGTCCGCATGGGCATCCAGCTCGCCAAAGAGCACCCGGTCGAGGCCGATGTGGTCGTGCCGGTGCCCGACAGCGGGATCGGCGCCGCGATTGGGTACGCGCGGCAGAGCGGGATTCCCTTCGATTACGGCCTGTACAAGAACCCCTACGCGGGCCGCACCTTTATCGCCCCCACGCAGGAGGCGCGCGAGCTGAAGGTCAAGATGAAGCTCTCGCCCACCTCCGCCGTGCGCGGCAAGCGGGTGATCCTGGTCGATGACAGCATTGTGCGGGGCACCACCAGTTCGCAGATCGTGAACCTGCTGCGCGAGGCGGGCGCCACGGAAGTCCATTTCCGGGTGTCCAGCCCGCCAATCAAGCACCCCTGCTTCTACGGCATCGACACCGCCGCCCGCAAGGAACTGGTCGCCAGCACGCATTCTATCGAGGAAATCCGGCAGCTGATCGGCGCCGACAGCCTCAGCTTCATTTCCGAGGGGGGCATCCGCGAGGCCGTGAACGGCAAAGGCTTATGCCTGGCGTGTTTCAACGGGGAATACCCGGCCGGGACGCCGCTGCTGAACGACGTGGATAAGCTGGCGTTAGAAGTGTAG
- a CDS encoding endonuclease domain-containing protein codes for MKGRAVTRATVRARELRRTQTPEEQMLWRVLRNRFQHVKFRRQWPVGGYIVDFVCFEAQLIIELDGSQHAEESGRAYDAVRTEFLQAGGFKVLRFWNNETRTNLEGVVQAIHLHLP; via the coding sequence ATGAAGGGGCGGGCGGTGACTCGGGCGACGGTGCGTGCGCGGGAGCTGCGCCGCACGCAGACACCTGAAGAACAGATGCTCTGGCGCGTCCTGCGGAACCGTTTCCAGCACGTGAAGTTCCGCCGCCAGTGGCCGGTGGGCGGGTACATCGTGGACTTCGTGTGCTTCGAGGCTCAGCTGATCATCGAACTGGACGGTTCCCAGCACGCTGAAGAGTCTGGCCGCGCGTACGACGCTGTCCGAACCGAGTTCCTGCAAGCCGGCGGATTCAAGGTGCTGCGTTTCTGGAACAACGAGACCAGAACCAACCTCGAAGGCGTTGTACAGGCCATCCACCTCCACCTGCCCTGA
- the purL gene encoding phosphoribosylformylglycinamidine synthase subunit PurL has product MTQLPATPPQSLRDRAGTFGLSGGEYDLLVTQLGREPNALEAAIVGAMWSEHCGYKNSRPLFRHFPTTGPQVLQGPGENAGVVDIGDGWGVAFKMESHNHPSAVEPVQGAATGVGGILRDIFAMGARPFAVLDSLRFGNPESPRTRFLLGGVVEGIAHYGNAIGVPTVGGEVTFHPSYQENPLVNVMALGLLRHEDLAKGTMGAVGNTIVYVGSKTGRDGLGGAVFASADLTGASQADRPAVQVGDPFMEKLLLEATLEAIQAGVVAGVQDMGAAGLVSSTCEMAYRAGLGITMNLDLVPTREDGMVPMELCLSESQERMILVPVPGKEQALLDLLAKWELDVVTIGEVEAHSSYRLTWGGEVVCDLPVALLNEAPRYTREGIESPDIRARRERDLSGVPLPGDLGAVLGELLSHPTIASKRPIFQRFDHQVMTNTVVVPGAADAAVLRVKGSGMGVAATSDCNPRFVYLDPYTGAAAAVAEAARNLACVGATPLAITDNLNFGNPHRPEVYFQLEQSVLGIAAACRALNTPVTGGNVSLYNQYTEGAERVAIHPTPTIGMVGVLPDITRRATLHLKGEGHTLYLLGPHADSIGASQYLETVHGLEAGAVPPLDLELEQKVITATLALIRSGLTDTAHDCAEGGLAVALAEMAIAGGVGLSVTLDAPAEVRADAVLYGEAHSRVLVAVQDEAATEVLLREHGVPFARLGQSGGPSVTVALPAQHVHLSVNLQALADAYNSPLVGILG; this is encoded by the coding sequence ATGACCCAGCTTCCAGCCACCCCACCCCAATCCCTCCGCGACCGCGCCGGCACCTTCGGCCTGTCGGGGGGCGAATACGACCTGCTCGTGACCCAGCTCGGGCGCGAGCCGAACGCGCTGGAGGCGGCCATCGTGGGCGCCATGTGGAGCGAGCACTGCGGCTACAAGAACTCGCGCCCGCTGTTCCGCCACTTCCCGACCACCGGCCCGCAGGTCTTGCAGGGCCCCGGCGAGAATGCCGGTGTGGTGGACATCGGGGACGGCTGGGGCGTGGCCTTCAAGATGGAGTCGCACAACCACCCCTCGGCGGTGGAACCCGTGCAGGGCGCGGCGACCGGCGTGGGCGGCATCCTGCGCGACATCTTCGCCATGGGGGCGCGGCCCTTCGCGGTGCTGGACTCCCTGCGCTTCGGCAACCCGGAGTCGCCCCGCACGCGCTTCCTGCTGGGCGGCGTGGTGGAGGGCATCGCGCACTACGGCAACGCCATCGGCGTGCCCACGGTGGGCGGCGAGGTCACCTTCCATCCCAGCTATCAGGAGAACCCGCTGGTGAACGTCATGGCCCTGGGCCTGCTGCGCCATGAGGATCTGGCCAAGGGCACCATGGGCGCGGTCGGCAACACCATCGTGTACGTGGGCTCCAAGACCGGGCGCGACGGCCTGGGCGGCGCCGTGTTCGCCTCCGCCGACCTGACGGGTGCCAGCCAGGCCGACCGCCCCGCCGTGCAGGTGGGCGACCCCTTCATGGAGAAACTGCTGCTGGAGGCGACCCTGGAGGCCATCCAGGCGGGCGTGGTGGCCGGCGTGCAGGACATGGGCGCGGCCGGGCTGGTCTCCAGTACCTGCGAGATGGCCTACCGCGCGGGCCTGGGCATCACCATGAACCTCGATCTGGTGCCCACCCGCGAGGACGGCATGGTGCCCATGGAGCTGTGCCTGAGCGAGTCTCAGGAGCGCATGATCCTGGTGCCGGTGCCCGGGAAGGAGCAGGCGCTGCTGGATCTGCTGGCGAAGTGGGAGCTGGACGTGGTGACCATCGGGGAGGTAGAGGCGCACTCCAGCTACCGCCTGACCTGGGGGGGAGAGGTCGTCTGTGACCTGCCGGTGGCCCTGCTGAACGAGGCGCCCAGGTACACCCGCGAGGGCATCGAGTCCCCGGACATCCGCGCCCGGCGCGAGCGCGACCTGTCGGGCGTGCCCCTGCCCGGCGACCTGGGCGCGGTGCTGGGCGAGCTGCTCTCTCACCCGACCATCGCCTCCAAGCGCCCGATCTTCCAGCGCTTCGACCATCAGGTCATGACCAACACCGTGGTCGTGCCCGGCGCCGCCGACGCCGCCGTGCTGCGCGTGAAGGGCTCCGGTATGGGCGTGGCCGCGACCTCCGACTGCAACCCGCGCTTCGTGTACCTCGATCCGTACACCGGGGCTGCCGCCGCCGTGGCCGAGGCGGCGCGCAACCTCGCCTGCGTGGGCGCCACGCCGCTGGCGATCACCGACAACCTGAACTTCGGCAACCCGCACCGCCCCGAGGTCTACTTCCAGCTCGAGCAGTCCGTGCTGGGCATCGCCGCCGCCTGCCGCGCGCTGAACACGCCGGTCACGGGCGGCAACGTCAGCCTCTACAACCAGTACACCGAGGGGGCCGAACGGGTGGCCATCCACCCCACACCGACCATCGGCATGGTGGGCGTGCTGCCCGACATCACCAGGCGCGCCACGCTGCACCTGAAAGGGGAGGGCCACACCCTCTACCTGCTCGGCCCGCACGCCGACAGCATCGGCGCCAGCCAGTACCTGGAGACGGTGCACGGCCTGGAAGCCGGGGCCGTGCCGCCCCTCGACCTGGAGCTGGAGCAGAAGGTCATCACCGCCACCCTGGCCCTGATCCGCTCCGGCCTCACGGATACTGCCCACGACTGCGCCGAGGGCGGGCTGGCGGTCGCCCTGGCCGAGATGGCGATTGCCGGGGGGGTGGGCCTGAGCGTGACCCTGGACGCCCCGGCCGAGGTGCGCGCCGACGCGGTGCTCTACGGCGAGGCCCACAGCCGCGTGCTGGTCGCCGTGCAGGACGAGGCGGCCACCGAGGTGCTGCTGCGGGAGCACGGCGTCCCCTTCGCCCGCCTGGGACAGAGCGGCGGGCCGAGCGTCACCGTGGCCCTGCCGGCGCAGCACGTCCACCTGAGCGTGAACCTTCAGGCCCTGGCCGACGCGTACAACAGCCCGCTCGTGGGGATTCTGGGATGA